From the genome of Nocardia mangyaensis:
TGGTCTACGTCGGCCACGTCACCGCGCCCGCGCCGGAATCCGGTGAAAGCGAACACGCGGAACTGCACCTGTGCTGCACCGCCGAGGCCCGCGGATTCGCCGCGTCGAACCGCACCCACCGACCGCTCTCGGCCAAAGACCTGCTGCTGGGCACCTATACCCTCGACTCGACCCCGGTGCCCGGCCGCGAACTGTGGCCGATGCCGAGCCGCGTGGCCCTCATCGCCTGCGAAAGCGGCGGCGACCTGCGCTTCACCGAAGCCCTCGGCCTCACCACCGCGGCCCTCTCGGCAGGCGCCGAGCTCGTCACCGCCACCCGCTGGTCCCTCCCCACCGACCACGCCTTCCACACCCTCACCCCCACCACAACCCTTCCCCTCCAAGCCGCCATCTGCGCGGTCGACACCGCCCACGATTCCCCCACCCCCGTCCCCACCCTCCTGGCCTGGCAACGCACCCGCCTCGCCGCTTGGCGCGACTCCCCCATCCCGGAGAACTCACCCTTGCTCTGGTCGGCCTTCGCCACCGTCAGCGACTGATTCACCTACTCGGCGCAGGTCGAGAGCGGTATCGCACAAGCGCACATCGCGGCGGACTCACTCAGTCGGAGTTGGCGACTCGCGCCGGGCCGCGTCATCCCGCGGTGACCCGATTCGAGGCTGCCGGGACCATGCCGACGATCCCGCTACTCGAGCGTCATGCCGGCGCGCTCGAGTCGCACCTTCGCGGGGAGTTCGAACCGGGACGCGCCGCCGGGTAGGTCAGTGGTCGTCGTAGTGATCGTTGTGGGCCGCGTGGCGGTGGCCGTCGTGGATGTAGTCGACGTGGTCACCGTGCGGGACGGCGACATGGCCGCAGCCGGGGCCGTGGGTGTGGTTGTGGGCGGCGTGCTCGACGTGCGCCGAGGTCTCGCACTCGTCGAAGTGGCCGTCGTGGGCGCGATGCAGGTGGCCGTCGTGGACGTAGTCGACGTGGTCCTCGTGCGGGACCGCGACATGGCCGCACGTGGGGCCATGGGCGTGGGTGTGCTCGGGATGTTCAACGTGTGCGGTGGTCATCGCTCTCCTTTGGTCGAAGTGGAGCTGAGCACTTCCGACATTAACAGATGCGCATGAGTAACCGTGACCCTGTCCGCCCTGGTCAGAGGACCTGGTCGAGGAAGCGGCGCAGACGCGGGGTTCTCGCGTCGTCGAACAGCTCGTCTGGGGTGCCGGTCTCCACGACGACCCCCTGATCCATGAACACCACGCTGTCGGAGACGCTGCGGGCGAAGCCCATCTCGTGGGTCACCACGATCATCGTCATCCCGCCCGCGGCGAGTTCGGCCATCAGCGCGAGCACACCCTTGACCAGTTCCGGGTCCAGCGCCGAGGTGGCCTCGTCGAAGAACATCAGCTCCGGCTTCATGGCCAGGGCGCGGGCGATGGCGACCCGCTGCTGCTGACCGCCCGACAGCGAGGCGGGCCGGGCATCGGCCTTGTTCGCGAGACCGACGATCTCGAGCTGTTCGAGCGCGAGCGCGCGGGCTTCCTCGCCGGACAGGCCGCGCAGCTTGCGTGGTCCGAGCGCGATGTTGTCGGCGACGGTCTTGTGCGGGAACAGGTTGAACTGCTGGAAGACCATCCCGATGCGCTGGCGCAACCGGTCGGGACTGTCGCGCAGCACGGATGCGCCGTCGAGCAGGATGTCACCGGAATCGGGTTCGTGCAGGCGGTTGAGCACGCGCAGCAGCGTCGATTTGCCCGAGCCGGACGGGCCGATGACGGTGGTGGCGTGTCCGGCGTCGACGTGGATGTCGACCCCGCGCAGGATGTGGTTGTTACCGAGGGTCAGATTCAGTCCCGTACCGGTGAGAGATGCGCTCATCAGCGACCTTCCGAGATAGTGGCCGACTCGACCGGGTCGATGGGGGCGGCGGGTGCCGGTTTGCCGGTGCGCATCCGCCGGTCGATGTAGTTCACCAGGTGGGTGAGCGGGATGGTCAGCACCAGATACATCAGACCCGCGGCGACCAGCGGCGACAGATTGCCGGTCTGGGCATTGAGATCGCGGCCGACGGCGAACAGCTCGCGCTGGGAGGCGAGCAGGCCGAGGAAGTAGATCAGCGAGGAGTCCTTGATCAGCGCGATGAACTGGTTCATCAGCGCGGGCAGCACCCGGCGCACGCCCTGCGGGATCACCACCAGGGTCATCGCCTGGCGATATCCGAACCCGATGGCCCGCGCGGCCTCGAGCTGGCCGGGCTCCACCGACTGGATGCCGGAGCGGAAGATCTCGCCGATATAGGCCGAGGCGAGCAGCGCCAGCGCCACCGCACCGAGCCAGTACGGGTTGCCGCCGGTGATGTTGCGGACCACCGGACCGATGCCGAGCCCGATCAGCAGGATGATCACCACTGCGGGCAGGCCGCGGAAGATGTCGGTGTAGATCCGGGCGGGCCAGCGCAGCCAGCGCGAGCGCGAGATGCCCATCACCGCGAGCACCATGCCGATGATGGTGCCGAGCACACCCGAAACCACCGCCAGGATCAGGGTGTTCGGCAGACCGGTCTTGATCAGGTCGGGAATGGCCTTGGCGTACAACGACCAGTCGAAGAAGGTGTCCTTCAACTGCTGCAGGGTCGACTTCTGCGCCACCTGCTCGGTCTCGCCCTCGCCGCGTTCGGCGGCCAGTGCGGCGAAGTCCGGAAGTTCCGGCGTCGGTGCGGCTCGGGAGCCGGGCTTCCAGCCGGGTGGCAGTTCACGGGGCACCCAGTCGGCGTAGAGACGGGCGTAGGTGCCGTCGGCGATCACGGCGTCGAGGCCGGAGTTGAGCGCGTCGATGAGCGGCTGATTGCCCTTGGCCACGGCGTAGCCGACGAAGTTGTCGAGGCTGAAGGTGTTCTGCGAGATCACGATGCCGTCGCCCGGTGAGATCGCGCCCTCGGCCTGGGCCGAGGGCGCTACCCAGGCGTCGACCTGGCCGGACTTCAGATTGGCGTAGGCGGTGTTGTAGTCGGGGAACTTCACCGGGTCCAGCCCCAGCTGGTTCACCACGAACTCGTCCTGCACGGTGCCCTGCACCACCGCGATGCGCGAGCTCTGATTCAGGTCGCCGAAGGCTTCGATCGCGCTGTTCTGCGCCACGACCAGCGAGAAGTAGCCGAAGTCGTAACCGTTGGTGAAGCCGACCAGCTCGCGCCGGGCATCGGTGGTGGTGATGTTGGACGAGCCGACATCGAAGCGCTTGCCCGCCACCTGGGCCAGCAGCCCGCTGAACTCGGTGCCCGAGAACTCCACCCGCAGACCGAGTTTCTCGCCGATCGCGCGCAGCAGCTCGTTGTCGAAGCCGGTGAAGCTACCCTGCCCGTTCACGCAGATGCTGGGCGGGGCGTCGGAGAGCGTGCCGACGCTCAGCGTGCCCGGGTCGAGCAGACCGAGCCCGGCGGTATCGATCGACTCGACCGGCTCGGTGGTGGCAGTTGTGTAGCGGTCGGCCCCGGCGGCTTCGGGACCGCCGAGATTCGACGGTGCCGCCGCGGCCGCGCTCGCCCCCTGCGGGGAACACAGATCGCGCGCGGTGTCGGAGCCGCCGCAGCCCGTCGCCGCGACACCGACGAGGAGCAACAGCGCGGCTATCCGCGCCCGGGTTCGCACAGCACGCACACCAGACATGCCGATAGACCCTAGCGGCCGCCCGGCGAACCGATGGCTACGCGCGCCAGGCGTCGGCGCGAATCACCTGCTCAGGCGAGACCTTCGAGTGACTCAGGGTTCACTTCGTCACGCCATTCGAGCGCCTGACGCAGGGTGGTGAGGTCGTAATCGGGGCCGGAGACGCCGACCGTGAACAGACTGACCCCCGCCGCGTGCAATGCCTCGGCGTCGTTGCGCCCCGGCCAGGCCACCGAGCGCTCGATCCTGGATTCGTCGGTGCCCGCGGCGGCCGCGTGCTCGGCGAGGACCTTGTTCTTGTGCGCGAAGGTCGTCACGTCGGCGAAGGAGTGCCAGATGTCGGCGTACTCGGCGACCAGCCGCAGGGTCTTGCGCTCGCCCCCACCGCCGATCAGGATCGGGATGTGCCGGGTCGGCGGCGGATTCAGCGTGCCGAGCCTGGTCGAGATCCGGGCCAGGCTCTCCTTCAACAGCTTCAGCCTGCTGCCTGGGGTGCCGAACTCGTAGCCGTACTCGTCGTAGTCGCGTTCGAACCAGCCCGCGCCGATGCCGAGGATGAGCCTGCCGCCGCTGATGTGGTCGACCGTGCGGGCCATGTCGGCGAGCAGATCGGGATTGCGGTAGCCGCCGCCGGTGACCAGCGCGCCGAACTCGACCCGCTCGGTCTGTTCGGCCCAGGCGCCGAGCATGGTCCAGCACTCGAAGTGCGCGCCCGCCGGATCGCCGGAGAGCGGATAGAAATGGTCCCAGTTGAAGACGATGTCGACACCCGCGTCCTCGGCCCGCAGCACCGCGTCACGGATCAACCCGTAGTCGGGGGCGTGCTGGGGCTGAAGCTGGACTCCGATACGAACTGGACGACTCATTCCGCGCTCCTGTGTACTCGGTGGGCTCCGCGATCGAGGCTACCCGGAATCGCACGGGTGTTCCGTACCGCCGCTACGATCCCTGGCGACCCTGTTCTCGGATCGTCCGGCACGTTCCTGCCGGGATGGGAAGTTGATCTACGCATGGCTACCGTGACCTTCGATCGCGCCACCAGGCTCTACGCCGGTGCGAGCAAACCCGCCGTCGACGCGCTCGACCTCGAGATCGCCGACGGCGAGTTCCTGGTCCTGGTCGGACCCTCGGGTTGCGGCAAATCCACCTCGCTGCGGATGCTGGCCGGGCTCGAGGAGGTCAACGGCGGACGCATCCTGATCGGTGAGAACGACGTGACCGACGCCGAACCCAAGGATCGCGACATCGCGATGGTGTTCCAGAACTACGCGCTCTACCCGCACATGTCGGTCGCGGAGAACATGGGCTTCGCGCTCAAGCTGGCCAAGGTGTCCAAGGACGAGCGCTCCCAGCGGGTGCTCGAGGCCGCCAAGCTGCTCGACCTCGAGGACTACCTCGACCGCAAGCCCAAGGCGCTCTCGGGCGGTCAGCGTCAGCGGGTGGCGATGGGCCGGGCGATCGTGCGTCAGCCGCAGGTGTTCCTGATGGACGAGCCGCTGTCGAACCTCGATGCCAAGCTGCGCGTGCAGACCCGTACCCAGATCGCGCAGCTGCAACGGCGTCTCGGCACGACCACGGTCTACGTCACCCACGATCAGGTCGAGGCGATGACGATGGGCGACCGGGTCGCGGTGCTCAAGGACGGCCTGCTGCAGCAGTGCGCGTCGCCGCGCGATCTCTACCGTGACCCGGCCAATGTGTTCGTCGCCGGGTTCATGGGTTCCCCGGCGATGAACCTGTTCACGCTGCCGGTCGCCGACGGTGCGGTCACCATCGGCGGCTACCCGGTGCGGGTGCCGCGCGCGGTGGTCGACACGGGCGAGAGCTCGGTCGTGCTCGGTATCCGG
Proteins encoded in this window:
- a CDS encoding amino acid ABC transporter ATP-binding protein, with translation MSASLTGTGLNLTLGNNHILRGVDIHVDAGHATTVIGPSGSGKSTLLRVLNRLHEPDSGDILLDGASVLRDSPDRLRQRIGMVFQQFNLFPHKTVADNIALGPRKLRGLSGEEARALALEQLEIVGLANKADARPASLSGGQQQRVAIARALAMKPELMFFDEATSALDPELVKGVLALMAELAAGGMTMIVVTHEMGFARSVSDSVVFMDQGVVVETGTPDELFDDARTPRLRRFLDQVL
- a CDS encoding ABC transporter substrate-binding protein/permease; its protein translation is MSGVRAVRTRARIAALLLLVGVAATGCGGSDTARDLCSPQGASAAAAAPSNLGGPEAAGADRYTTATTEPVESIDTAGLGLLDPGTLSVGTLSDAPPSICVNGQGSFTGFDNELLRAIGEKLGLRVEFSGTEFSGLLAQVAGKRFDVGSSNITTTDARRELVGFTNGYDFGYFSLVVAQNSAIEAFGDLNQSSRIAVVQGTVQDEFVVNQLGLDPVKFPDYNTAYANLKSGQVDAWVAPSAQAEGAISPGDGIVISQNTFSLDNFVGYAVAKGNQPLIDALNSGLDAVIADGTYARLYADWVPRELPPGWKPGSRAAPTPELPDFAALAAERGEGETEQVAQKSTLQQLKDTFFDWSLYAKAIPDLIKTGLPNTLILAVVSGVLGTIIGMVLAVMGISRSRWLRWPARIYTDIFRGLPAVVIILLIGLGIGPVVRNITGGNPYWLGAVALALLASAYIGEIFRSGIQSVEPGQLEAARAIGFGYRQAMTLVVIPQGVRRVLPALMNQFIALIKDSSLIYFLGLLASQRELFAVGRDLNAQTGNLSPLVAAGLMYLVLTIPLTHLVNYIDRRMRTGKPAPAAPIDPVESATISEGR
- a CDS encoding ABC transporter ATP-binding protein translates to MATVTFDRATRLYAGASKPAVDALDLEIADGEFLVLVGPSGCGKSTSLRMLAGLEEVNGGRILIGENDVTDAEPKDRDIAMVFQNYALYPHMSVAENMGFALKLAKVSKDERSQRVLEAAKLLDLEDYLDRKPKALSGGQRQRVAMGRAIVRQPQVFLMDEPLSNLDAKLRVQTRTQIAQLQRRLGTTTVYVTHDQVEAMTMGDRVAVLKDGLLQQCASPRDLYRDPANVFVAGFMGSPAMNLFTLPVADGAVTIGGYPVRVPRAVVDTGESSVVLGIRPEHLEVGDGGLQMEVDVVEELGSDAYVYGRALSTGASGQAGETIVARVDWRTPPTKGERLQLIADPEHVYFFSASDGRRLR
- a CDS encoding LLM class F420-dependent oxidoreductase yields the protein MSRPVRIGVQLQPQHAPDYGLIRDAVLRAEDAGVDIVFNWDHFYPLSGDPAGAHFECWTMLGAWAEQTERVEFGALVTGGGYRNPDLLADMARTVDHISGGRLILGIGAGWFERDYDEYGYEFGTPGSRLKLLKESLARISTRLGTLNPPPTRHIPILIGGGGERKTLRLVAEYADIWHSFADVTTFAHKNKVLAEHAAAAGTDESRIERSVAWPGRNDAEALHAAGVSLFTVGVSGPDYDLTTLRQALEWRDEVNPESLEGLA